One Vibrio campbellii CAIM 519 = NBRC 15631 = ATCC 25920 genomic window carries:
- the recG gene encoding ATP-dependent DNA helicase RecG — translation MSAQMLSAVPLTSLSGVGAKVAEKLAKVGLHSVQDLLFHLPLRYEDRTRIYPIAKLHAGLWAAVQGKVMAVDTTFGKRKMLTVKISDGNGTITLRFFNFTAAMKNNFSNGKLVHAYGEIKRGGMGLEIVHPDYKFYVSEQKPDVEQSLTPVYPTTDGLRQITLRNLTEQALSLLDKAAVQELLPSGLYNHQITMSQALHTIHRPPPTINLDEFDEGKHPAQIRLIIEELLAQNLSMLAVRSKGQQDVALPLALCNSLKKQLLAQLPFSPTNAQARVVKEIEADLEKTHPMMRLVQGDVGSGKTLVAALAAVRAIEHGYQVALMAPTELLAEQHAINFANWFERMGIQVGWLAGKLKGKAKEAELARIASGEAQMVVGTHALFQEHVEFHHLALVIIDEQHRFGVHQRLELREKGAKQGAYPHQLIMTATPIPRTLAMTAYADLETSVIDELPPGRTPIQTVAIPDTKRDDIVERVRNACLNEGKQAYWVCTLIDESEVLEAQAAADTAEELQRKLPDVKIGLVHGRMKPAEKQAVMQDFKDNKLHLLVATTVIEVGVDVPNSSLMIIENPERLGLAQLHQLRGRVGRGSVASHCVLLYHSPLSKTAQKRLGVLRESNDGFVIAQKDLEIRGPGELLGTKQTGLADFKIADLVRDQRLIPEVQRIARYIHDNYPTNATAIIDRWLGERDIYSKA, via the coding sequence ATGTCTGCCCAAATGTTATCTGCTGTTCCTTTAACCTCTCTGTCTGGAGTTGGCGCTAAAGTCGCAGAAAAACTCGCCAAAGTTGGCTTGCATAGCGTTCAAGATCTACTGTTTCATCTTCCTCTTCGTTACGAAGATCGCACTCGCATTTACCCAATCGCCAAACTGCATGCCGGGCTCTGGGCGGCGGTACAAGGCAAAGTCATGGCTGTCGATACTACTTTCGGCAAACGCAAAATGCTGACGGTAAAAATCAGTGACGGCAATGGCACCATTACTCTACGCTTTTTTAACTTTACTGCCGCGATGAAGAACAATTTCTCGAATGGTAAGTTAGTACACGCTTACGGTGAAATTAAGCGTGGCGGTATGGGCTTAGAAATTGTTCACCCTGACTACAAGTTTTATGTAAGTGAGCAAAAGCCGGATGTGGAACAGAGCTTAACCCCCGTTTATCCAACCACCGATGGGTTACGCCAAATCACTTTGCGTAACCTGACGGAGCAAGCCTTATCACTCCTCGATAAAGCCGCAGTACAAGAGTTGCTGCCTTCCGGTTTGTACAATCACCAGATCACCATGTCGCAAGCGCTGCATACGATTCATCGACCGCCTCCAACCATTAATTTGGATGAGTTTGATGAAGGTAAACATCCAGCTCAAATTCGGTTGATCATAGAAGAGTTACTGGCACAGAACCTCTCTATGCTGGCAGTGCGCAGCAAAGGACAACAGGACGTTGCATTACCTTTGGCGTTGTGTAACTCGCTGAAAAAGCAACTACTAGCTCAATTGCCTTTCTCACCGACCAATGCCCAAGCACGAGTCGTCAAAGAAATTGAAGCTGACTTAGAAAAAACGCACCCAATGATGCGCCTTGTTCAAGGTGACGTAGGCTCGGGGAAAACTTTAGTTGCCGCACTCGCAGCAGTCAGAGCCATTGAACACGGCTATCAAGTCGCTTTAATGGCACCGACCGAGCTACTCGCCGAACAGCACGCGATTAACTTCGCTAATTGGTTCGAGAGAATGGGCATTCAGGTCGGTTGGCTGGCGGGCAAATTGAAAGGTAAAGCCAAAGAAGCCGAACTAGCCCGAATTGCCAGTGGTGAAGCACAAATGGTAGTGGGCACTCACGCCCTTTTCCAAGAGCATGTTGAGTTTCATCATCTTGCTTTGGTCATTATTGATGAACAGCACCGCTTTGGTGTCCACCAGCGCTTAGAGCTACGCGAGAAAGGCGCGAAACAAGGCGCTTATCCACATCAGCTCATCATGACAGCAACACCGATTCCGCGAACGTTAGCCATGACAGCTTATGCTGATTTAGAAACGTCGGTGATTGATGAGTTACCACCGGGTCGAACACCAATCCAGACGGTCGCGATTCCAGACACCAAACGCGATGATATCGTCGAACGAGTGCGCAATGCTTGCTTAAACGAAGGCAAGCAAGCGTATTGGGTATGTACCTTGATTGATGAGTCCGAAGTCTTGGAGGCTCAAGCTGCTGCTGACACTGCAGAAGAGCTGCAACGTAAACTGCCTGACGTAAAAATTGGTCTAGTGCACGGACGAATGAAGCCCGCAGAAAAACAAGCGGTGATGCAGGATTTCAAAGACAACAAGCTGCATTTGCTGGTCGCAACGACGGTGATTGAAGTGGGCGTGGACGTGCCCAATTCCAGTTTGATGATCATCGAGAACCCAGAGCGCTTAGGTTTAGCTCAGTTGCACCAGTTGAGAGGTCGTGTTGGTCGAGGTTCAGTGGCGAGCCATTGTGTGTTGTTGTATCACTCACCACTATCAAAAACCGCCCAAAAACGTTTAGGCGTATTACGTGAAAGCAACGACGGCTTCGTGATTGCACAGAAAGACTTAGAGATTCGTGGACCGGGTGAGCTTCTTGGTACCAAACAAACTGGCTTGGCAGATTTTAAAATTGCCGACTTAGTGCGAGATCAGCGCTTGATTCCGGAAGTTCAACGCATCGCGCGTTACATTCATGACAACTACCCAACGAATGCGACAGCAATTATTGACCGTTGGTTAGGTGAGCGTGACATTTACTCTAAGGCGTAA
- the trmH gene encoding tRNA (guanosine(18)-2'-O)-methyltransferase TrmH — protein MNLERYNRIHQVLKARQTDLTLCLEEVHKPNNVSAVIRTADATGLHKVHAIWPDKMRTLTHTSAGARNWVEVDTHDSIETAITELKAQGMQVLVTNLSDTAVDFREIDYTKPTAIILGSEKIGASEQAKKLADQDIIIPMIGMVQSLNVSVASAVILYEAQRQREAAGMYEREESALPKETINRILFERGHPVLAKVAKRKGLEYPQLDEEGQIVADESWWKEMQKK, from the coding sequence ATGAATTTAGAACGTTACAACCGCATTCATCAGGTGCTAAAAGCACGCCAAACCGACCTCACTCTATGTCTTGAAGAAGTCCATAAGCCGAACAACGTTTCTGCCGTGATCCGCACAGCAGACGCAACAGGCTTACACAAAGTTCATGCGATTTGGCCCGACAAAATGCGCACACTGACTCACACCTCAGCAGGTGCTCGTAACTGGGTTGAAGTGGATACTCACGATTCGATTGAAACTGCGATTACCGAGCTCAAAGCGCAAGGCATGCAAGTTCTGGTCACCAACCTTTCGGACACCGCGGTCGACTTTCGAGAAATAGACTACACCAAGCCAACGGCGATCATTCTTGGTAGCGAAAAAATTGGTGCTTCAGAGCAAGCGAAGAAACTCGCGGACCAAGACATCATTATCCCAATGATCGGTATGGTGCAGTCTTTGAATGTCTCAGTCGCCAGTGCTGTGATTCTTTATGAAGCGCAGCGTCAGCGTGAAGCCGCTGGGATGTACGAACGTGAAGAAAGCGCTCTGCCAAAAGAGACCATCAACCGCATTCTGTTTGAACGAGGACACCCGGTCTTAGCAAAGGTAGCGAAACGCAAAGGGCTAGAATATCCACAACTTGATGAAGAAGGCCAAATTGTGGCTGACGAATCATGGTGGAAAGAGATGCAGAAGAAATAA
- the spoT gene encoding bifunctional GTP diphosphokinase/guanosine-3',5'-bis pyrophosphate 3'-pyrophosphohydrolase, producing MYLFDSLKDVAQEYLTEPQIEALRQSYVVARDAHEGQTRSSGEPYIIHPVAVARILAEMRLDIETLQAALLHDVIEDCDVTKEDLEEKFGNTVAELVDGVSKLDKLKFRDRKEAQAENFRKMVLAMVQDIRVILIKLADRTHNMRTLGALRPDKKRRIARETLEIYAPLAHRLGIHNIKTELEELGFEALYPNRYRVLKEVVRAARGNRKEMIQRIHSEIEGRLEDVGLNARVLGREKNLFSIYNKMKTKEQRFHTIMDIYAFRVVVDTADTCYRVLGQVHSLYKPRPGRMKDYIAVPKANGYQSLHTSMVGPHGVPVEVQIRTEDMDQMADKGVAAHWSYKDKGDKSGTTAQVKAQRWMQSLLELQQSAGNSFEFIENVKSDLFPDEIYVFTPKGRIVELPLGATAVDFAYAVHTDVGNSCVGARVDRNPYPLSKALKNGQTVEIISAPGARPNAAWLNYVVTSRARTKIRQVLKTMRREESITLGRRLLNHALGRHSIDSIYPENIQEVLTDLRLESVDDLLAAIGLGELMSIVIARRLLGDTDELTTTSSIPNESNKKLPIRGAEGLLLTFANCCHPIPDDHIIAHVSPGRGLVVHRETCPNVRGYQKEPDKYMAVAWSEEYDKEFIAELKVDMLNNQGALAELTNVISKTGSNIHGLSTEERDGRLYTVTVLLTTKDRVHLAGIMRKIKTMPQATRVRRRKN from the coding sequence TTGTATCTATTCGATAGCCTCAAAGACGTTGCCCAAGAATACCTAACAGAGCCTCAAATTGAGGCTCTGCGTCAATCTTATGTGGTAGCAAGAGATGCCCATGAAGGGCAAACCCGCTCAAGCGGTGAACCATACATCATCCACCCAGTCGCTGTGGCTCGGATCTTGGCCGAAATGCGCCTCGATATCGAAACCCTCCAAGCTGCGTTGCTGCATGACGTCATCGAAGACTGTGACGTTACAAAAGAAGATCTCGAAGAGAAATTCGGCAATACCGTCGCTGAGCTGGTTGATGGTGTATCTAAACTGGACAAACTCAAATTCCGCGATAGGAAAGAGGCTCAAGCCGAGAACTTCCGTAAGATGGTTCTGGCGATGGTGCAAGACATCCGCGTTATCCTGATCAAACTGGCTGACCGTACGCATAACATGCGCACGTTAGGTGCCCTGCGCCCCGACAAAAAACGCCGTATTGCTCGCGAAACACTGGAAATCTACGCGCCACTGGCTCACCGTCTTGGTATTCACAATATCAAAACGGAACTTGAGGAGCTTGGCTTCGAAGCGCTTTACCCGAACCGCTACCGCGTTCTAAAAGAAGTGGTAAGAGCGGCACGTGGTAATCGTAAAGAGATGATCCAACGTATTCACAGCGAAATTGAAGGTCGACTCGAAGATGTTGGCTTGAATGCGCGCGTGTTAGGTCGTGAAAAGAACCTGTTCTCCATCTATAACAAGATGAAAACCAAAGAACAGCGTTTCCACACCATCATGGATATCTACGCTTTCCGAGTGGTTGTTGATACTGCCGATACTTGTTATCGCGTTCTAGGCCAAGTACACAGCTTGTATAAGCCGCGTCCTGGTCGCATGAAAGATTACATTGCGGTACCAAAAGCGAACGGCTACCAATCGCTGCATACTTCTATGGTTGGCCCACATGGCGTGCCAGTTGAAGTTCAGATCCGTACCGAAGATATGGATCAAATGGCGGACAAAGGTGTCGCTGCGCACTGGTCATACAAAGACAAGGGCGACAAGTCTGGCACAACTGCGCAAGTGAAAGCTCAGCGTTGGATGCAAAGCCTGCTTGAGCTGCAACAAAGCGCTGGTAACTCATTCGAATTCATTGAAAACGTAAAATCGGATCTATTCCCAGATGAGATTTACGTCTTCACACCAAAAGGTCGTATCGTTGAATTGCCATTAGGCGCAACGGCTGTCGACTTTGCCTATGCCGTACATACTGATGTCGGTAACTCTTGTGTTGGTGCTCGTGTTGACCGTAACCCTTACCCACTGAGTAAGGCACTGAAGAACGGTCAGACAGTAGAAATCATCAGTGCACCAGGTGCGCGTCCAAACGCGGCTTGGTTAAACTATGTCGTGACTTCTCGCGCTCGCACTAAGATTCGTCAAGTGTTGAAGACCATGCGTCGTGAAGAGTCGATTACCTTGGGTCGTCGTCTACTGAATCACGCTTTAGGTCGTCATTCGATTGATTCAATCTACCCAGAAAACATCCAAGAAGTGCTGACTGATCTGCGCCTAGAAAGCGTCGATGATCTGCTAGCAGCCATTGGTTTGGGTGAATTGATGAGTATCGTCATCGCACGTCGCTTATTGGGCGACACTGATGAATTGACCACCACGAGCTCGATTCCAAACGAATCTAACAAGAAACTGCCAATCCGTGGAGCAGAAGGTCTACTACTGACTTTCGCAAATTGTTGTCACCCTATCCCGGATGACCACATCATTGCTCACGTATCACCAGGTCGTGGCCTTGTGGTTCACCGTGAAACATGTCCAAACGTTCGCGGATACCAGAAAGAACCAGACAAATACATGGCAGTCGCTTGGTCTGAAGAGTACGACAAAGAGTTCATCGCGGAACTGAAAGTCGATATGCTCAACAACCAAGGTGCGTTAGCGGAATTGACCAATGTGATTTCGAAAACCGGTTCGAACATTCACGGTCTTTCAACTGAAGAACGCGACGGTCGCTTGTATACCGTTACCGTTCTGCTAACCACCAAAGATCGTGTTCACCTTGCTGGCATCATGCGTAAGATTAAGACCATGCCACAGGCGACTCGAGTCAGACGAAGAAAGAACTAA
- the rpoZ gene encoding DNA-directed RNA polymerase subunit omega, with protein sequence MARVTVQDAVEKVGNRFDLVLIAARRARQMQTGGKDALVPEENDKPTVIALREIEEGLITKEVLDARERQEQQEQEAAELAAVSSIAHNR encoded by the coding sequence ATGGCACGCGTAACTGTTCAAGACGCTGTTGAAAAAGTTGGCAACCGTTTCGACCTAGTACTGATTGCGGCTCGCCGCGCTCGTCAAATGCAAACTGGCGGTAAAGATGCACTAGTGCCAGAAGAGAACGATAAGCCAACGGTTATCGCTCTACGCGAAATCGAAGAAGGTTTAATTACTAAAGAAGTTCTAGACGCTCGTGAACGTCAAGAACAGCAAGAGCAAGAAGCGGCAGAGCTAGCGGCAGTAAGCAGCATCGCTCACAACCGTTAA
- the gmk gene encoding guanylate kinase: MGKGTLYIVSAPSGAGKSSLISAMLERNPTYAMKVSVSHTTRGMRPGEENGIHYHFVAKEEFEALIAQGDFLEYAEVFGNYYGTSRVWIEETLNKGIDVFLDIDWQGARQIRKQMSEAKSIFILPPSNGELERRLNTRGQDSEEVIAKRMAEAKSEISHYNEYDYVIVNDDFDTALMDFKAILRAERLKEEKQAAKYKGMLDALLAE; this comes from the coding sequence ATGGGCAAAGGTACTCTCTATATCGTATCTGCACCTAGCGGCGCAGGTAAATCTAGCTTGATCTCAGCAATGTTGGAACGTAACCCAACATACGCAATGAAAGTGTCTGTGTCTCATACTACTCGTGGCATGCGCCCTGGCGAAGAAAACGGTATCCACTACCATTTCGTTGCAAAAGAAGAGTTCGAAGCTCTGATTGCACAAGGCGACTTCCTAGAATACGCAGAAGTGTTTGGTAACTACTACGGCACATCACGCGTATGGATTGAAGAAACGCTAAACAAAGGCATCGACGTTTTCCTAGACATCGACTGGCAAGGCGCACGTCAAATCCGTAAGCAAATGTCAGAAGCGAAAAGCATCTTTATCCTACCACCATCAAATGGTGAGCTAGAACGCCGTCTAAACACTCGTGGTCAAGACAGCGAAGAAGTGATCGCAAAACGCATGGCAGAAGCAAAATCTGAAATCTCACACTACAACGAGTACGATTACGTAATCGTAAACGACGATTTCGATACTGCATTAATGGACTTTAAAGCCATTCTACGTGCGGAAAGATTGAAGGAAGAAAAGCAAGCTGCTAAATATAAAGGTATGCTTGACGCGCTTCTAGCAGAGTAA
- a CDS encoding tetratricopeptide repeat protein — translation MKTYTKLLASLLVIAGAYSAPALAKTPELSDRTFRTVNKVQELIAEENYSKAISKINSALESSGKRQYDKAVLLQQMGFLYSLKDDYPKAAKYFAQALSLDALPVPVAQQVRYSLAQLYLAEGQFKKSVVTMKEWFKIAETTEEKPQAHAYITLASAYVQLSDYKNAIPPTKKAIAMSKNPSESWYQLLMSAHYELKQFKSVAGVLKILTTKYPKNKRYWTQLSGIYMELNQERNALSTLEMAHKLGLLEEEKEYLRLVNFQAYQGVPFRAAKTMQVSMDEGKITRNAKNLEKLASFWQQAQELDKSIETYVAAYKLAPKAKTQIKIARLMILDKQYSAATKFAKNAAPDAKRDDKGELNYIRGMAYFELNQPSNALKAMKSAAQSPDMKPVASPWINFLESQG, via the coding sequence ATGAAAACATATACAAAATTGTTAGCTTCTCTATTGGTTATTGCAGGTGCGTACAGCGCACCTGCCCTAGCAAAAACACCAGAGTTGTCTGACAGAACGTTTCGAACGGTAAATAAAGTTCAAGAACTTATCGCCGAAGAAAATTACTCTAAAGCGATTTCAAAGATTAACTCAGCGCTGGAAAGCTCTGGCAAGAGGCAATATGACAAAGCCGTTTTGCTACAACAAATGGGGTTCCTATATTCATTAAAGGACGACTACCCTAAGGCCGCGAAGTACTTTGCTCAAGCTTTGAGTTTAGACGCTCTACCGGTACCAGTAGCACAACAAGTACGTTATAGCTTAGCTCAGCTTTATCTAGCAGAAGGCCAGTTTAAAAAGTCTGTCGTTACGATGAAGGAATGGTTCAAGATTGCTGAAACGACGGAAGAAAAGCCACAAGCACACGCATACATAACATTAGCGAGTGCTTATGTTCAGTTGTCTGATTACAAAAATGCGATTCCACCGACCAAAAAAGCAATCGCAATGAGTAAGAACCCAAGTGAGTCTTGGTATCAATTGCTGATGTCCGCGCACTATGAACTTAAGCAATTCAAAAGTGTTGCTGGCGTACTGAAAATTTTAACCACCAAGTATCCAAAAAATAAGCGCTACTGGACTCAATTGTCTGGTATTTATATGGAGTTAAATCAAGAACGAAATGCACTTTCTACTTTGGAGATGGCTCATAAATTAGGCCTTCTAGAGGAAGAAAAAGAGTACTTACGTTTAGTGAACTTCCAAGCTTATCAAGGTGTACCTTTCCGTGCAGCCAAGACAATGCAAGTGTCGATGGATGAAGGTAAGATCACGCGTAATGCTAAAAACTTGGAGAAGCTGGCTTCTTTCTGGCAGCAAGCGCAGGAGCTCGATAAGTCGATTGAAACCTATGTTGCGGCTTATAAGTTAGCGCCAAAAGCAAAAACGCAGATCAAGATTGCTCGTTTGATGATCTTAGATAAGCAGTACTCTGCAGCAACCAAGTTTGCCAAGAATGCTGCGCCAGACGCCAAGCGTGATGATAAAGGTGAACTGAACTACATTCGAGGTATGGCGTACTTCGAATTAAATCAGCCAAGTAATGCACTAAAAGCAATGAAGAGTGCAGCGCAATCGCCTGACATGAAGCCTGTCGCGAGCCCTTGGATCAACTTCCTAGAGTCCCAAGGCTAA
- a CDS encoding energy transducer TonB: MRYLASIALALIVSLGLFWGMDKLVNKERHELVSNDDLRMVEFIRIKPDEKIQEKKRELPKPPPPKRPPPPPEMKVTATVKPVMDQIPMDMPKLDLPVNVTGGSVLGHYSQGGGAQLAGSGGPVPLATFQPQMPRKAARAGIEKGIVLVEFTVNERGSVQDVKVLKETPRKLGLGKAARKTVSKWTFKPKMVDGKPVTSRLSQEIEFSTN; the protein is encoded by the coding sequence ATGCGGTATCTGGCCTCAATTGCACTGGCGCTCATTGTCTCCCTCGGATTGTTCTGGGGGATGGACAAGCTAGTAAACAAAGAGCGCCACGAGCTAGTGTCGAATGATGATCTCCGTATGGTTGAATTCATTCGCATTAAACCGGACGAAAAAATACAGGAGAAAAAGCGCGAACTCCCGAAACCACCACCACCGAAACGCCCACCGCCACCACCTGAAATGAAGGTGACAGCGACGGTCAAGCCGGTGATGGATCAAATCCCGATGGACATGCCAAAACTTGACTTACCAGTCAATGTTACAGGTGGTTCCGTACTCGGTCACTACTCGCAAGGTGGTGGTGCTCAACTGGCTGGAAGCGGAGGCCCTGTTCCTCTTGCAACATTCCAACCTCAAATGCCACGTAAAGCGGCACGAGCAGGGATTGAGAAAGGTATCGTTTTAGTAGAGTTTACTGTTAACGAGCGTGGCAGTGTTCAAGATGTCAAAGTCTTAAAAGAAACTCCACGTAAGTTAGGCTTGGGTAAAGCAGCAAGAAAAACCGTATCAAAGTGGACCTTTAAACCAAAAATGGTTGATGGAAAGCCGGTTACTTCACGCTTATCGCAAGAAATTGAGTTCTCTACAAACTAA
- a CDS encoding ExbD/TolR family protein, with translation MKRRYSNDSSDEAAIDMTPMLDIVFIMLIFFIVTTSFVKEAGLEVNRPTASSAQTVKKGNIMVAIGAAGDVWVDKRRIEVDAVRANIERLRAESPDGAVVIQADTEANAGVVVKVMDQIKMAGVESISIAATNKD, from the coding sequence ATGAAGAGACGCTATAGCAATGACAGCAGTGATGAAGCTGCTATCGATATGACACCGATGCTCGACATCGTCTTCATCATGTTGATCTTCTTTATCGTAACAACATCGTTCGTTAAAGAAGCCGGTCTAGAAGTAAATCGCCCTACGGCAAGCTCAGCGCAAACCGTGAAGAAAGGTAACATCATGGTTGCCATCGGCGCTGCGGGTGATGTTTGGGTTGATAAACGTCGCATCGAAGTAGATGCCGTACGTGCCAACATCGAACGTCTACGTGCAGAAAGCCCAGACGGTGCGGTTGTTATCCAAGCGGATACTGAAGCTAACGCTGGTGTAGTCGTGAAGGTTATGGACCAGATTAAGATGGCAGGTGTAGAAAGCATCTCCATCGCCGCAACCAATAAGGATTAA
- a CDS encoding MotA/TolQ/ExbB proton channel family protein, with amino-acid sequence MWWLVGELESIRRFLGMGGDVLVVIFILSFMLWAVLLERWFYFAAVAPKAMKKAVSFWEERSEHKSWNAKMIRQEIVSCQDIENKKGLPIVKVLIALCPLLGLLGTVVGMIQVFDILAVTGTGSPRAMASGISKATIPTLAGMVASLSGLFFSTRLDHLAKVTTQKLEDKLKHIA; translated from the coding sequence ATGTGGTGGTTAGTTGGAGAACTTGAATCAATTAGGCGCTTCTTGGGAATGGGTGGCGACGTGCTTGTCGTCATCTTTATCCTCAGCTTCATGTTGTGGGCAGTATTGCTAGAACGTTGGTTTTACTTCGCTGCCGTCGCTCCAAAAGCAATGAAAAAAGCCGTTAGCTTTTGGGAAGAGCGCTCAGAACATAAAAGCTGGAACGCTAAGATGATCCGACAAGAAATCGTTTCTTGTCAGGATATTGAGAATAAAAAGGGACTACCAATCGTTAAAGTATTGATTGCACTTTGTCCCTTACTTGGTCTACTCGGCACCGTTGTCGGCATGATTCAAGTATTCGATATCTTAGCGGTTACAGGTACAGGAAGCCCTCGAGCAATGGCCTCGGGGATCTCAAAGGCAACAATCCCAACATTAGCGGGAATGGTGGCTTCTCTATCAGGACTGTTCTTTAGTACTCGTCTTGATCATTTAGCCAAAGTCACCACGCAGAAGCTTGAAGACAAGCTAAAGCATATTGCCTGA
- a CDS encoding MotA/TolQ/ExbB proton channel family protein translates to MKGFKTLAAGLLASLFMISGAQAEAPQNLSELLKNVKSESIVESKENKAREAEFKNNRDQQAALLEKARAELAAQQALGDELKATFDENDKQLTELTETLRVRSGTLGEMFGVVRQYAGEFKGLFAASQNAVLFPERDALLSKLAESKELPSTQELEAFWHTILQQVVASGDTTTAEATVVYGEGKEAVRDVTLVGEFNAIADGKYVTYVPQTGKFEELSRQPSKNITLLVGGFEAADGTYEPLFIDPSRGVILSLLVQSPTVQERIDQGGIVGYVILAMGAVGALIALACYLRLLVIGGKMRKQAKSDTVIPGNPLGEVIQAYQEHKGDNLEDLEAKLDEIILRNAPSIERFISSIKLFASVAPLLGLLGTVMGMIGTFQAITLFGTGDPKLMAGGISEALVTTMLGLVVAIPLLFLYTIVHSKGRRLVQTLEEQSAGFIARYQEKLHKAES, encoded by the coding sequence ATGAAAGGATTCAAAACTCTAGCCGCTGGTTTGCTAGCGAGCTTATTCATGATTTCTGGTGCTCAAGCTGAAGCACCGCAGAACCTATCTGAGCTACTAAAAAACGTAAAATCAGAAAGTATTGTTGAATCAAAAGAGAACAAAGCTCGTGAAGCTGAGTTCAAAAACAACCGTGACCAACAAGCTGCACTTCTTGAAAAAGCTCGTGCAGAACTTGCAGCGCAACAAGCACTTGGTGATGAGCTAAAAGCCACGTTTGATGAAAACGACAAGCAGCTAACTGAACTGACTGAAACACTGCGCGTTCGTTCAGGTACTTTAGGTGAGATGTTTGGTGTGGTTCGCCAGTATGCTGGTGAGTTTAAAGGTCTATTCGCCGCTTCGCAAAACGCCGTTCTTTTCCCTGAGCGTGATGCTCTGCTGTCTAAGCTAGCAGAAAGTAAAGAACTGCCATCAACGCAAGAACTTGAAGCGTTTTGGCACACTATTTTACAACAGGTAGTTGCATCAGGTGATACAACGACAGCTGAAGCAACCGTTGTATATGGTGAAGGTAAAGAAGCGGTACGTGATGTAACCCTAGTGGGTGAGTTTAACGCAATCGCAGATGGCAAATACGTAACTTACGTACCTCAAACTGGTAAGTTCGAAGAGCTATCACGCCAACCAAGCAAAAACATCACTCTTCTAGTTGGCGGTTTTGAAGCAGCAGACGGCACATACGAACCACTGTTTATCGACCCATCTCGTGGTGTGATTCTGTCTCTACTTGTGCAAAGCCCTACCGTTCAGGAACGTATTGACCAAGGTGGTATCGTTGGCTACGTAATCCTAGCTATGGGTGCAGTTGGTGCACTGATCGCACTCGCTTGTTACCTACGCCTATTGGTTATCGGTGGCAAGATGCGTAAGCAAGCGAAATCCGACACTGTTATTCCTGGCAACCCTCTAGGTGAAGTTATCCAAGCTTACCAAGAACACAAAGGTGACAACCTTGAAGATCTTGAAGCGAAGCTGGACGAGATCATCCTACGTAACGCACCGAGCATTGAACGCTTTATCAGCTCAATCAAACTGTTCGCTTCTGTAGCACCGCTTCTAGGTCTATTAGGTACGGTTATGGGTATGATCGGTACGTTCCAAGCAATCACACTATTTGGTACAGGTGATCCGAAGCTAATGGCTGGCGGTATCTCAGAAGCACTTGTTACTACGATGCTTGGTCTGGTTGTCGCAATTCCTCTGCTGTTCCTGTACACCATCGTACACAGTAAAGGTCGTCGTTTGGTTCAAACTCTTGAAGAACAGAGTGCAGGCTTCATCGCTCGCTATCAGGAAAAACTGCATAAAGCCGAAAGCTAA